Part of the Sphaerochaeta associata genome is shown below.
AGACAGGGGTGCCGATGAGGACAAAAAAGGAAGCTTTGATATGGCTGTGGAGCTCGCTCGGCATTTCTGCAATCCTCATGAGAAGGCCTGTTGTTATGCTCATCCTTCTGGTTGTAGGAATCGGTGTAAGCAGCCACATCCTTCTTTTGAAAACACAATCAGAGGGTATGGACCTTCGTCAGGCGGTCGAGCAGGAGCATGCACAGAAAGAGCAACAGCAGGATGCATAACTGCATCAGCGGCATC
Proteins encoded:
- a CDS encoding YbaN family protein, yielding MLKRWLFIILGLLSLAVGGIGVVIPILPTTPFVLLSALLFSVSSPKLAKTLENNHMFGPYITHYRNKTGVPMRTKKEALIWLWSSLGISAILMRRPVVMLILLVVGIGVSSHILLLKTQSEGMDLRQAVEQEHAQKEQQQDA